From one Neovison vison isolate M4711 chromosome 1, ASM_NN_V1, whole genome shotgun sequence genomic stretch:
- the NEUROG1 gene encoding neurogenin-1: MPAPLETCLSDLDCTSSSSSGGGGDLSGFLTDEEDYARLQPPASASGTPVPVRRGAPGVPAASDTPRAQDDEQERRRRRGRARVRSEALLHSLRRSRRVKANDRERNRMHNLNAALDALRSVLPSFPDDTKLTKIETLRFAYNYIWALAETLRLADQGLPGGGARERILPPQCAPCLPGPPSPSSDAESWGSGAAASPCAAAASPLSDPSSPAASEDFAYGPGDPLFSFPGLPKDLLHTTPCYIPYH, encoded by the coding sequence ATGCCAGCCCCACTGGAGACCTGCCTCTCGGACCTCGACTGCACCAGCAgtagcagcagcggcggcggcggcgacctATCCGGCTTCCTCACCGACGAGGAAGACTATGCCAGGCTCCAACCACCAGCTTCTGCCTCGGGGACGCCCGTGCCAGTGCGCAGGGGCGCTCCCGGGGTTCCTGCAGCCTCGGATACTCCCCGGGCGCAGGACGACGAGCAGGAGCGGCGGCGGCGCAGGGGCCGGGCGCGTGTGCGCTCCGAGGCGCTGCTGCACTCGCTGCGCAGGAGCCGGCGTGTCAAGGCCAATGACCGCGAGCGCAACCGCATGCACAACTTGAACGCGGCGCTTGACGCGCTGCGCAGCGTGCTGCCTTCCTTCCCCGACGACACCAAGCTCACCAAGATCGAGACGCTGCGCTTCGCCTATAACTACATCTGGGCTCTGGCCGAGACTCTGCGCCTAGCCGACCAGGGACTGCCCGGGGGCGGTGCCCGGGAGCGCATCCTGCCGCCGCAGTGCGCCCCCTGCCTGCCCGGGCCCCCGAGCCCCTCCAGCGACGCCGAGTCCTGGGGCTCCGGTGCCGCCGCCTCCCcctgcgccgccgccgcctcgccACTGTCTGACCCCAGTAGCCCCGCCGCTTCGGAAGACTTCGCCTATGGCCCCGGCGacccccttttctccttcccgGGCCTGCCCAAAGACTTGCTCCACACGACGCCCTGTTACATCCCTTACCACTAG